The genomic window TACTAACGGACATTTGCAGGCAGTTGGAATAGATCTTAAAAATAGAAAACAATATCGCTATCATCCAAAATGGAATCTGCTTAGAAACCAAACTAAATTTTACAAAATTGCCGAGTTTGGATCTAAACTTCCAGCGATCAGAAAGCAAGTTGATATTGATTTGGAACAAAAAGAATGGTCGAAAGAAAAAGTTACGGCGCTTGTCATTCGTTTAATGGAAGAGACACATATTAGAATTGGAAATGAAAAATATGCTAAAGACAACAAATCGTATGGACTTTCAACTTTAAGAAAACGTCATATCAACATCAATAGAAATTCACTTCGATTTGAATTTGTTGGAAAAAAAGGCAAGCAGCATACGATTACAACAAGAAACAAACAATTGATAAAACTGGTAAGCCGCTGTGAAGAAATTCCAGGCTGGGAAGTTTTTAAATATTACGATAAAAACGGAGAAAGAAAAGTACTTGACAGTCATATGGTAAATGAATATCTGCACAATATTTCAGGCGAATATTTCAGCGCGAAAGACTTTAGAACTTGGGCAGCATCCATTATTTTCTTTGAAAGTCTAATGGAAATTGGAGTCACTTCTGATGAAAAAGAAGCTAAAAAAAATGTGGTCACAGCATTTGATTTAACAGCAGAAGCATTAGGAAACACTCGAAAAGTCTGCAAAGATTATTATGTTCATCCGCTTTTAATTTCGACTTACGAAGACAGTTCTATTCAAAAATATTTTGATTTAGCCCAAAAAAGCCGAAGTACAAGAAAGTATTTTACGAAATCAGAAATTGCATTTTCTGAATTGATCCAAAATTATGAGATCAATCTAGAAGCATCTTGCAGTTAAAAAAATAGAGTTACAGCTTCTCTTAAAAAGCTGAAAAAGTTTGAAATCAAACAAAATCATTATTAACTAAAAAACTATTATTATGTTACGTTGGACAGTCACATTCATTATTCTAGCCATAGTGGCGGGAATATTTGGTTTTGGTGGAATCGCCGCTGGAGCCGCAAGTATAGCTAAAATTTTATTCTTTATATTTTTAGTCTTATTCGTTATTTCATTAATCAGCGGAAGAACGAGAGTTTAATAAAAATAGCAATAATAAAAGAACAAAAAAACGACACGTTTATTTTATAACGTGTCGTTTTTTGTAGTTTCAATAAAAAAAAACAGCAGTCATGGGAACAAAAAGCGGTGCTTATCAAGACGTTTATATAAAAAGAGAAAACGAAATGGTAAGCTTGAAAAATGATGTTACAGATTTTTGTGAAAAGTATATAAAACCAGTTCATCCAGAAAATTGGGACTGGTCAACTAGGGATTTTGACAATCCTGAAAATGATCCTACGGTTGCAGAGGCGAGAGCAATTGCAAATGTAGTTTATAAAGATTTGAGTGAAAATACACCAACTGATGTGGATCTTTCGACTATGAATAATGTTCATGCCATAAAAGCATATTTAGATCCGAATAGTAAACATGAGGCTTTTAACATGGAAGAATTTGCTTTTGCCTTAAAAGTAGAATTGGAACATGGTAAAATAAAAGATGTAAATGTTACGAATAATCACCCATTTTTAACGGCAATGATTGCGCTTGCACACATGACCGAAAGTTTAACTTACTACAAGAGGTTAAAAGTAATGGAAGCTGAAGGGGAAATCTATGAAATTTTAAGAAAATTGGAACATTCGACAGTGGAGAAAGAAAAATGGTATAAAGAATTGGGTAAAGCTGAAGAAGAACTCAATGAAGCGAGAGCCGGACTAGCAGAACGTCTGGCAAAAATGGATGATATTCCAGTATTGAAAATTATTGGAGATTAGTTGAATTTTAAACTCGAGAAAAAGAGGCTGTCTACATAGTAGACAGGCTCTTTTTTGATTTTTATGCCTTTACCATATTTGGCTTAAACCCAACAAAAAAGAGACTGTTTATTTAAACAGTCTCTTTTTTGCTTTCTAAAGCTTTTAAAAAATTATAATCTACGTGGGTCAGTATCAGGATAATCTTCTTTATCATCATTTTCCTGAACATCATCTTCGATATAATCATTTTCAATTTCATCTTCTTCTTCATCTTCATCGTCGATATCTTCTAGAACATCTTCCGTTTCATTAAAATCATTTTCGAAGGTATCTGCCGGATTATCAAATTCGTCATTTTCTACTTCTTCATCAAGATCTTCTTCAATGTATTCATCCTCGTCTTCATCATCTTCCAAATCATTTTCATCTTCTAGTACAACTTCAAAAACGTCATCATTCTCTTCAAGATCTCTGTCTGTATGAAAATCATCATTTAGATCATCTAAATCATCGTCATCATAAGCTTCTTGATTTGGATTGTGACTATCTCTAACAGTATAGCCGCGTTCTGCATCTTCTGCTCGGCTTTTCTGGGTTTCAGTAGTGTTTAAGTCATAAAGTTCCTCATTCATTACAGTATTTATGTCTGAAGTATTCGGGTTCCCTGGATCTCTAGGAAAAGTACCGTTTGTTTTATCTGTAGTATTCATGATATTGAATTTTTAGTAATTTATATATACAAAACTAACTCCTTATACCTTGGCATCTTTTATAGGATTATTTAATGTAATTGTATAATTAACAGATGTTTAGAATGAAATTTAATCTTAAAATAGTATAACCCTTCCAAATGTTGAGGCACTACTTTTACCGTGTTATTAATTATAAAAAAACACACCATGAAAACTACTGAAAATACAAAGACCACGTCTTCTAGAGAGACTGCTAAAAAAGGAGTAACAAAAGCTAAGTCGAATGCTGCATCTGGATTAACAGAGTTATTTGAAGATGGCTTAAAAGATATTTACTGGGCAGAGAAAGCGCTGACCAAAGCACTTCCAACAATGGTAAAAAATGCCTCTTCTGTAGAATTGAAAGATGCAATTGACAATCATTTAACGGAAACAGAAAATCAAATTAAACGTCTAGAAGAAGTATTTGATATTATTGGAAAAAAAGCCACAGCCAAAAAATGCGATGCAATGGAAGGCTTAATTGAAGAAGCTAAAGGAATGCTTGAAGAAACCGAAGTTGGTGTAGTAAGAGATGCTGCAATTATTGCTGCGAGTCAGAAAATTGAGCATTATGAAATTGCAACTTATGGTACTTTAAGACAATTTGCTGAAACACTTGGACTTCCAGAAGCGGCCAGCATACTTGAACTAACTCTTGACGAAGAAAAAGGAGCAGATAAAATATTGACTGAAGTTGCTGTAAATGCTGTAAATCTTGAAGCAGCAGAAGTTGAATAAGGATTTAAAAATGTAGTAAAAGTGCAGTTTTCGGGCTGCACTTTTTAATTTAAAAAGATATCTTATGCCCGAAGGTCCATCCATAGTAATCTTAAAAGAAGAAGTACAACAATTTACAGGACATAAAGTGATTGCTGTATCTGGAACTACCAGTATTGATATTTCTCGCCTAAAGGATAAAACCATAATCGCATTTAAAACTTGGGGAAAGCACTTTTTAATTTGTTTCGACACCTTTACAGTGAAAATTCATTTACTGATGTTTGGAACGTATAGAATTAATGAACGAAAGGAGACCAAACCCAGATTAAGCTTAGTTTTTGAAGCAGGCGAACTGAATTTTTACACCTGTTCTATCAAAATATTAGAAGGCGATATCAATACCCATTACGATTGGAGTGTAGATGTTATGAATGACGACTGGAATCCGAAGAAAGCACAAAAAAGTTTAGAAGAAATGCCGGAAAAAATGATTTGCGATGTGATTCTAGACCAAAATGTTTTTGCAGGAGTTGGGAATATCATAAAAAATGAAGTATTGTATCGTTGTTATGTTCATCCAGAATCGATTGTAGAGAAAATTCCTCGTGACGATCTCAGCCAGATTATTGCAGAATGTTCAACATACAGCTTTGAATTTTTATACTGGAAAAAGAAATTTGAACTCAAACAACATTGGGAGGCTTATACCAAACCACTTTGTTT from Flavobacterium fluviale includes these protein-coding regions:
- a CDS encoding YciE/YciF ferroxidase family protein; translation: MKTTENTKTTSSRETAKKGVTKAKSNAASGLTELFEDGLKDIYWAEKALTKALPTMVKNASSVELKDAIDNHLTETENQIKRLEEVFDIIGKKATAKKCDAMEGLIEEAKGMLEETEVGVVRDAAIIAASQKIEHYEIATYGTLRQFAETLGLPEAASILELTLDEEKGADKILTEVAVNAVNLEAAEVE
- a CDS encoding DNA topoisomerase IB, with the translated sequence MNAAAKKEVLMNQLIKTPHLVIEKLDLEYINDHQLTIVRCREGENFVYKKNGRFLKSKNEIKRINSLVLPPAWENVRITDVTNGHLQAVGIDLKNRKQYRYHPKWNLLRNQTKFYKIAEFGSKLPAIRKQVDIDLEQKEWSKEKVTALVIRLMEETHIRIGNEKYAKDNKSYGLSTLRKRHININRNSLRFEFVGKKGKQHTITTRNKQLIKLVSRCEEIPGWEVFKYYDKNGERKVLDSHMVNEYLHNISGEYFSAKDFRTWAASIIFFESLMEIGVTSDEKEAKKNVVTAFDLTAEALGNTRKVCKDYYVHPLLISTYEDSSIQKYFDLAQKSRSTRKYFTKSEIAFSELIQNYEINLEASCS
- a CDS encoding DNA-formamidopyrimidine glycosylase family protein — encoded protein: MPEGPSIVILKEEVQQFTGHKVIAVSGTTSIDISRLKDKTIIAFKTWGKHFLICFDTFTVKIHLLMFGTYRINERKETKPRLSLVFEAGELNFYTCSIKILEGDINTHYDWSVDVMNDDWNPKKAQKSLEEMPEKMICDVILDQNVFAGVGNIIKNEVLYRCYVHPESIVEKIPRDDLSQIIAECSTYSFEFLYWKKKFELKQHWEAYTKPLCLRCNLPFVKKQTGDLKRRSFFCTNCQKLYK
- a CDS encoding DUF5661 family protein, which encodes MGTKSGAYQDVYIKRENEMVSLKNDVTDFCEKYIKPVHPENWDWSTRDFDNPENDPTVAEARAIANVVYKDLSENTPTDVDLSTMNNVHAIKAYLDPNSKHEAFNMEEFAFALKVELEHGKIKDVNVTNNHPFLTAMIALAHMTESLTYYKRLKVMEAEGEIYEILRKLEHSTVEKEKWYKELGKAEEELNEARAGLAERLAKMDDIPVLKIIGD
- a CDS encoding DUF1328 domain-containing protein, whose protein sequence is MLRWTVTFIILAIVAGIFGFGGIAAGAASIAKILFFIFLVLFVISLISGRTRV